From Watersipora subatra chromosome 8, tzWatSuba1.1, whole genome shotgun sequence, a single genomic window includes:
- the LOC137402292 gene encoding tigger transposable element-derived protein 1-like: MVGENRKASSESDSAKKRQAISFERKVSIIKQLDAGEKMVSVARAYNLNRSTVGTIYKQKDCIMEHVKGAVPMQSTIISKKKGKIIEEMEKLLTIWLKDQQWRRFPLSLLLIQEKAKSIFEDVKAKAGESAAEETFSASCGWFSHFKKRANLYNASVSGEAASADTEAAERFPQVLTEIIEESGYSAKQIFNVDETGLFWKKMLEKTYISREEKTMPGYKAAKDRLTLMLGANAEGS, translated from the coding sequence ATGGTTGGTGAAAACCGAAAGGCTTCTAGTGAGAGTGATAGTGCAAAGAAAAGGCAAGCCATATCATTTGAAAGGAAAGTGTCAATAATAAAGCAGCTTGATGCGGGTGAGAAAATGGTGAGCGTTGCACGGGCATACAACTTGAATCGTTCGACAGTCGGTACTATTTATAAACAGAAAGATTGTATAATGGAACACGTGAAAGGTGCAGTGCCTATGCAATCGACGATCATTAGCAAAAAAAAAGGGAAAATCATAGAAGAGATGGAGAAACTTCTCACCATTTGGCTCAAGGATCAGCAGTGGCGGCGTTTTCCTCTGAGCCTTCTGCTCATTCAAGAGAAGGCCAAATCTATCTTTGAGGATGTCAAGGCTAAGGCTGGGGAAAGCGCTGCCGAAGAAACGTTTTCTGCCAGCTGCGGATGGTTTTCCCATTTCAAGAAGAGAGCGAATCTCTACAATGCATCTGTGTCCGGAGAGGCAGCATCTGCAGACACAGAGGCTGCCGAGCGATTCCCCCAAGTGTTGACGGAGATCATTGAGGAGAGTGGCTATTCGGCAAAGCAGATCTTCAATGTCGACGAAACGGGTCTTTTTTGGAAGAAAATGCTAGAGAAGACCTACATTAGTCGTGAAGAGAAGACCATGCCCGGATATAAAGCGGCTAAAGACCGCCTAACCTTAATGCTTGGGGCGAATGCTGAAGGGAGCTAA